A region from the Vicinamibacterales bacterium genome encodes:
- a CDS encoding ATP-binding protein, with translation MLVLAAVSLLIIGVFTYQRLNRQAAETADAARPATTLSVGTLQSVVVASSAFALLSVLFAGLQMRSEWKHRQQVELELQHALASVEHQVAERTAALSRALVELEKAIDERAAAVVTAEEARRVAEDASHLKDEFLATASHELRTPLNAIVGWAHVLQSGAATDEAQRQHALEAIARNARIQTRLIEDLLDVSRMIQGGVDLTLAPIDARAVVAAAADTTRAVAIAKEIALSVEIPPQPVPIIGDDHRLQQVVSNVLANAVKYTPRGGRITVAVQPADERVIISITDTGEGIAPAFLPHLFEPFRQGASAAVRSGMGLGLAIVRRLVDLHGGSITAESAGPGKGARFTISLPLAPASAPALAGQATSDPLFQKLHVLVAEDDADSAAAVTAILRLHGCETRTAATASECLRITGEWHTDVLVCDIGLPDDDGYGLLRRLRNLPDGEKIPAIALTAYARAEDRVRALAAGFVAHLSKPLDPVSLLREIASAVKVAPGASAG, from the coding sequence TTGCTGGTTCTTGCAGCCGTCTCGCTACTCATCATCGGAGTGTTTACCTACCAACGGCTCAATCGCCAGGCGGCCGAGACGGCAGACGCGGCACGCCCGGCCACCACGCTGTCGGTCGGCACGCTGCAGTCCGTGGTGGTGGCGAGCAGCGCCTTTGCGCTGCTCTCGGTGCTGTTCGCGGGTTTGCAAATGCGCTCGGAGTGGAAGCATCGCCAGCAGGTGGAACTGGAGCTCCAGCACGCGCTGGCCTCGGTCGAGCATCAAGTGGCCGAGCGCACGGCCGCGTTGTCGCGCGCGCTGGTCGAGCTCGAGAAGGCGATCGATGAGCGCGCGGCAGCGGTGGTCACGGCTGAAGAGGCGCGCCGGGTGGCCGAGGACGCCAGCCACCTCAAGGACGAGTTCCTGGCGACGGCGTCGCACGAACTGCGGACGCCCCTCAATGCCATTGTCGGATGGGCCCACGTGCTGCAGTCAGGGGCGGCGACCGACGAGGCGCAGCGGCAGCACGCGCTTGAGGCGATTGCCCGCAACGCCAGGATCCAGACCCGGTTGATCGAAGACCTGCTGGATGTGTCGCGGATGATCCAGGGAGGTGTCGACCTGACGCTGGCGCCGATCGACGCGCGCGCGGTGGTGGCCGCGGCCGCTGACACCACGCGGGCGGTCGCCATCGCCAAGGAGATCGCCCTCAGCGTGGAGATACCGCCGCAGCCGGTGCCGATCATCGGCGACGACCATCGGCTCCAGCAGGTGGTGTCGAACGTCCTTGCCAACGCCGTCAAGTACACGCCACGCGGCGGTCGAATCACGGTCGCGGTCCAGCCGGCCGATGAGCGCGTCATCATCTCGATAACCGACACCGGTGAAGGCATCGCCCCGGCGTTCCTGCCGCACCTGTTCGAGCCGTTCCGCCAGGGCGCGTCAGCCGCCGTGCGGTCGGGCATGGGGTTGGGGCTCGCGATTGTGCGGCGCCTGGTGGACCTGCACGGCGGCAGCATCACCGCCGAAAGCGCGGGCCCCGGCAAGGGTGCCCGGTTCACCATCTCGCTGCCGCTGGCGCCGGCCTCGGCGCCGGCCCTCGCCGGTCAGGCCACGTCCGATCCGCTGTTCCAGAAACTGCACGTCCTGGTGGCTGAAGACGACGCGGATTCCGCGGCGGCGGTGACGGCCATCCTGCGGCTGCATGGCTGCGAGACGCGGACCGCGGCGACGGCGTCGGAGTGCCTGCGGATCACGGGCGAGTGGCACACCGATGTGCTCGTCTGCGACATCGGCCTTCCGGACGATGACGGATACGGGTTGCTGCGGCGGTTGCGGAACCTGCCGGACGGCGAGAAGATCCCGGCGATTGCGTTGACGGCATACGCCCGCGCCGAAGACCGCGTGCGGGCGCTGGCCGCCGGCTTCGTGGCGCACTTGTCGAAGCCGTTGGACCCGGTAAGCCTGCTGCGCGAGATTGCGTCAGCGGTGAAAGTCGCGCCCGGCGCCTCCGCCGGGTGA
- a CDS encoding carboxyl transferase domain-containing protein — protein sequence MDPLTSHIDPASADFRANRERMQALVQEHRDRLAQARLGGGPKYLARHREQGKMPVRERIEALIDPGSAFLELSPLAAWGMYENEAPAAGVVTGIGRVSGRDVMIVANDATVKGGTYYPLTVKKHLRAQEVALQNHLPCVYLVDSGGAFLPLQAEVFPDRDHFGRIFFNQARMSAERIPQIAVVMGSCTAGGAYVPAMSDETIIVKNTGTIFLGGPPLVKAATGEEVTAEELGGADVHTRLSGVADYLAEDDAHALHQARIVLSTLNTRKTLPADLARPEDPAYDPAELYGIVNLDLRKAYDVREVIARVVDGSRFDEFKERYATTVVCGFARLHGFLVGIIANNGVLFSESALKVTHFIEMCNLRGVPLVFLQNITGFMVGKQYERGGIAKDGAKMVHAVANSVVPKFTVIVGGSFGAGNYGMCGRAYEPRLLWMWPNARISVMGGEQAAGVLTTVKRDQIAREGGAFSADAEAAIREPILQKYDTEGSPYYSTARLWDDGILDPAETRSALALGLSAAYNAPIPPPKFGIFRM from the coding sequence ATGGATCCCCTCACTTCACACATCGATCCGGCGTCTGCCGACTTCCGGGCCAACCGGGAGCGGATGCAGGCGCTCGTGCAGGAGCACCGCGATCGCCTGGCGCAGGCCAGGCTTGGCGGCGGCCCGAAGTACCTCGCCCGCCATCGCGAGCAGGGCAAGATGCCGGTCCGCGAGCGGATCGAGGCGCTGATCGATCCCGGCTCCGCCTTCCTCGAACTCTCCCCGCTCGCGGCATGGGGCATGTACGAGAACGAAGCGCCGGCCGCCGGCGTGGTCACCGGCATCGGCCGCGTGTCGGGGCGCGACGTGATGATCGTGGCCAACGACGCCACGGTGAAGGGCGGCACGTACTACCCGCTCACGGTCAAGAAGCACTTGCGCGCGCAGGAAGTCGCGCTGCAGAACCACTTGCCCTGCGTCTACCTGGTGGACTCGGGTGGCGCCTTCCTGCCCCTCCAGGCCGAGGTGTTTCCTGATCGGGATCACTTCGGCCGCATCTTCTTCAACCAGGCGCGCATGTCGGCGGAACGGATTCCGCAAATCGCGGTGGTCATGGGATCGTGCACCGCCGGCGGCGCCTATGTGCCGGCGATGTCGGACGAGACCATCATCGTCAAGAACACCGGCACCATCTTCCTGGGCGGCCCGCCGCTCGTGAAGGCGGCCACCGGCGAAGAGGTCACGGCCGAAGAGCTCGGCGGCGCCGACGTGCACACGCGGTTGTCGGGCGTGGCGGACTACCTGGCGGAGGATGACGCGCACGCCCTGCACCAGGCGCGCATCGTCCTGTCGACGCTGAACACACGAAAGACCCTGCCGGCCGACCTGGCCCGGCCCGAAGATCCGGCCTACGACCCGGCCGAGCTGTATGGCATCGTGAATCTCGACCTGCGGAAAGCGTACGACGTGCGCGAGGTAATCGCTCGCGTCGTCGACGGATCGCGATTCGACGAATTCAAGGAACGCTACGCCACCACCGTGGTGTGCGGCTTCGCCCGGCTGCACGGCTTCCTGGTTGGCATCATCGCCAACAACGGCGTCCTGTTTTCGGAGTCGGCGCTCAAGGTCACGCATTTCATCGAGATGTGCAACCTGCGCGGCGTGCCCCTGGTGTTCCTCCAGAACATCACCGGCTTCATGGTCGGCAAGCAGTACGAGCGCGGCGGCATTGCCAAGGACGGCGCCAAGATGGTGCACGCCGTCGCCAACTCGGTGGTGCCGAAATTCACGGTGATTGTCGGCGGCTCGTTCGGCGCCGGCAACTACGGCATGTGCGGCCGGGCCTACGAACCGCGACTGCTGTGGATGTGGCCGAATGCGCGCATCTCGGTGATGGGCGGCGAGCAGGCGGCGGGCGTGCTCACCACCGTGAAACGCGATCAGATCGCGCGCGAGGGCGGGGCCTTCTCCGCCGACGCCGAAGCCGCCATCCGCGAGCCCATCCTCCAGAAGTACGACACCGAGGGCTCGCCGTATTACTCGACGGCGCGGCTGTGGGACGACGGGATCCTGGATCCGGCGGAGACCCGATCGGCATTGGCCCTTGGCCTGTCGGCGGCCTACAACGCGCCCATCCCGCCGCCGAAGTTCGGCATCTTCAGGATGTAG
- a CDS encoding enoyl-CoA hydratase-related protein gives MTYQFLSIERRGSVEYVTLNRPDVRNAFNEIVIAELTTWARGAHADATLRVVVFSGAGKVFSAGADAAWMAKMAGYSHLDNLRDATAGAEMFLAINTIPAIVIARIHGAALGGGSGLAAVCDVVVTEHTAVFGFTETKLGILPAMISPYVIQKIGASAARELFLTGMRFDAARAKDIGLVHAVVTPDQLDATVRQYVREALSASPTAVARAKALIPRVLGQPPADVMGITAEAIAAQRVSPEGQDGLKAFLAKGKPGWIEEPL, from the coding sequence ATGACTTACCAATTCCTGTCGATCGAGCGCCGCGGCTCCGTCGAGTACGTCACGCTCAACCGTCCGGACGTCCGCAACGCCTTCAACGAGATCGTGATTGCCGAGCTCACCACGTGGGCCCGCGGCGCTCACGCCGATGCGACGCTGCGGGTCGTGGTGTTCAGCGGCGCCGGCAAGGTCTTCAGCGCCGGCGCGGACGCCGCGTGGATGGCCAAGATGGCCGGCTACTCACACCTGGACAACCTGCGTGATGCCACGGCGGGCGCCGAGATGTTCCTGGCCATCAACACGATCCCGGCCATCGTGATCGCCCGCATTCACGGCGCCGCGCTGGGCGGCGGCTCAGGACTGGCGGCGGTGTGCGACGTCGTGGTGACCGAGCACACGGCGGTGTTCGGATTCACCGAGACCAAGCTCGGCATCCTGCCGGCGATGATCTCGCCGTACGTGATCCAGAAGATCGGTGCGTCCGCGGCCCGCGAGCTGTTCCTCACCGGCATGCGCTTCGACGCCGCCCGCGCCAAGGACATCGGCCTCGTCCACGCCGTCGTCACGCCGGACCAGCTCGACGCGACGGTGCGGCAGTACGTGCGCGAGGCCCTCAGCGCGTCCCCCACCGCGGTGGCGCGCGCCAAGGCGTTGATCCCGCGCGTGCTCGGACAGCCACCGGCGGACGTGATGGGCATCACCGCCGAAGCCATTGCGGCCCAGCGCGTGTCACCGGAGGGCCAGGACGGCCTCAAGGCCTTTCTCGCGAAGGGTAAGCCCGGCTGGATCGAGGAGCCGCTGTGA